Proteins co-encoded in one Setaria viridis chromosome 9, Setaria_viridis_v4.0, whole genome shotgun sequence genomic window:
- the LOC117840193 gene encoding uncharacterized protein — translation MAGMKLAALGFIVLISIGLGEAARVARYSSSEGSGTGRGEGSGSMDGAGSGSGSGTGSGVSGDYGGSAHGSGGGGGKGGGGGLYGGSGHGAGSGSGSGTSLAGSDPFGGSSSAGGSGGGWGSGKGGGYFGSSGYGVGSGSGHGFGESNPFYSGVNTNANAFGTGGAKSYGQNGGSGRGAGSGSGYGDAKP, via the coding sequence ATGGCTGGCATGAAGCTTGCAGCTCTAGGCTTCATTGTCCTCATAAGTATTGGCTTAGGCGAGGCTGCGAGGGTAGCTAGGTACTCTAGCTCAGAAGGGTCTGGGACAGGAAGGGGAGAGGGCAGTGGATCTATGGATGGTGCTGGTTCCGGGTCTGGTAGTGGTACTGGATCTGGTGTGAGTGGTGACTATGGGGGTTCTGCCCATGgaagtggtggaggtggaggtaaaggtggcggcggtggactGTATGGTGGTTCTGGACATGGTGCTGGTTCTGGCTCGGGCTCCGGCACCAGCTTGGCTGGTTCAGACCCATTTGGTGGATCGTCAAGTGCAGGAGGTAGCGGTGGCGGCTGGGGTAGTGGAAAAGGTGGAGGCTACTTTGGTTCTAGTGGTTACGGAGTTGGTAGTGGTAGCGGCCACGGATTTGGTGAATCTAATCCGTTTTACAGTGGCGTAAATACGAATGCAAATGCTTTTGGTACCGGTGGAGCCAAAAGCTATGGTCAAAATGGA
- the LOC117840092 gene encoding uncharacterized protein — MAISKPVALGLLALLSIGLSSAASARVARYSTAEGKGEGQGEGVAYGSGSGSGSGDGFGSSDTSNTGGRDGISKAHARAGGGGSGGGGSNLGGAAHGSGSGSGTSSSSSRGSGREWLAGGYANAGGAGGGGGAAQADGSSDSMGHGYGSGSGAGSGTRYDDRGYYGGHSDAVGGGDGNGGGNGLLGGHGNGEGNGQGYGNSGYGSSSP, encoded by the coding sequence ATGGCCATTAGCAAACCTGTAGCTCTTGGGCTTCTTGCCCTCTTAAGCATTGGACTATCCAGTGCTGCAAGTGCAAGGGTAGCAAGATACTCCACTGCTGAAGGGAAAGGGGAGGGACAGGGAGAGGGTGTGGCATATGGGAGTGGTTCTGGCTCAGGATCTGGGGATGGCTTTGGGTCCAGTGATACTAGTAACACCGGGGGCAGGGATGGGATAAGTAAGGCCCATGCTAGAGCTGGAGGTGGGGGCAGTGGTGGTGGAGGTAGTAACCTCGGCGGAGCTGCACATGGTTCTGGATCAGGCTCCGGCACTAGCTCTAGTTCTAGTAGGGGTTCCGGAAGAGAGTGGCTTGCTGGTGGATATGCCAATGCTGGTGGTGCAGGGGGTGGGGGTGGTGCTGCACAAGCTGATGGAAGTTCCGATTCCATGGGTCATGGGTATGGATCTGGATCAGGTGCTGGCTCTGGCACCCGATATGATGATCGTGGTTATTATGGGGGGCACTCGGATGCggttggtggtggtgatggcaatgGCGGAGGCAATGGGCTACTTGGTGGACATGGCAATGGTGAAGGTAACGGACAAGGGTATGGGAATAGTGGCTATGGATCATCATCCCCCTAA